One window of the Plasmodium vivax chromosome 2, whole genome shotgun sequence genome contains the following:
- a CDS encoding hypothetical protein (encoded by transcript PVX_096975A) — protein sequence MPSGSDEKLLQDTSIVKALQKEYKFLTNWPDYHFQDMRGIYKTDFESLCSGLSGNSDYINKQNCVKLFSIIDNILHRGGLKVNDDIWDSIKEAFKNNKGKLDLTSEHLTKYLNDLAGVLQKGLLDDFKKFKSYYGRNYEFSYIAKLFYFTQNVGIIQSLMNSPDNPQHVPCCEFVNQCLDIYRQIKDAKCSGNAQGTFNPSTLCVEMNSFIETYKEKLYPQLKYNNLVGSDSAIYGPVKCYYKNGSGGFFSSLFRYPSDMSYSGKVALISFSAFAGSMLLFMLYKYSPLGFLFGKDKKRKRRSWQRMGHPYEHGLHEEMSGFDQRYGSSNDMSYYDAQRMRNSARDDTHTMETASTAFESSQTFGDSTYGSSETLGNTTYGGSSNFRSSKRGAAQSVGGSTYDGSQTIGGSTYGGSQSMGGSTYGGSQSMGGSTYGGSQSMGGSTYGGSQSMGGSTYGGSQSMGDSMYGSSQTLGDSTYGGSQTVGGSTYGGSQSMGGSTYGGSQTVGGSTYGGSQSMGDSMYGSSQTLGDSSYASSQTLGTMGYDSTDTLNTMRG from the exons ATGCCGAGCGGAAGCGATGAGAAGTTACTGCAAGACACGTCGATTGTTAAGGCGTTGCAGAAGGAG TATAAATTTTTGACGAATTGGCCAGATTACCATTTTCAAGATATGAGAGGAATATACAAAACGGATTTTGAATCTTTGTGCTCAGGATTGAGTGGAAACTCCGATTACATAAACAAGCAGAATTGTGTGAAGCTGTTTAGCATCATCGACAATATACTCCACAGGGGAGGACTAAAAGTGAATGACGACATCTGGGATAGCATAAAAGAGGCgtttaaaaacaataaagGCAAACTAGATCTCACGTCAGAGCACCTCACCAAGTACCTTAATGATCTTGCAGGGGTACTACAAAAAGGACTTCTAGATGACtttaagaaatttaaaagCTACTATGGAAGGAACTACGAATTTAGCTACATAGCCAagctgttttattttactcaGAACGTAGGAATTATTCAGAGTTTAATGAATTCCCCAGATAACCCCCAGCATGTACCCTGTTGTGAATTTGTAAATCAATGTCTGGATATCTATCGACAAATTAAGGATGCTAAATGCTCGGGTAATGCTCAAGGCACTTTCAATCCCAGCACTTTATGCGTGGAGATGAATTCCTTTATCGAAACGTACAAGGAGAAACTGTATCCGCAGCTCAAGTATAATAATCTAGTCGGCTCAGATAGTGCCATATATGGCCCCGTGAAGTGCTACTACAAGAATGGCAGTGGGGGATTCTTTAGCAGCTTGTTTAGGTACCCAAGTGACATGTCCTACAGCGGAAAGGTGGCGCTGATCTCCTTTTCGGCTTTTGCGGGATCCATGCTGCTGTTTATGCTGTACAAG taCTCCCCGCTCGGATTCCTCTTCGGCAAGGacaagaaaagaaaaagaagatcTTGGCAAAGAATGGGACACCCATATGAACATGGACTGCATGAGGAAATGAGCGGCTTTGACCAGAGATATGGCTCTTCAAACGATATGTCTTATTATGATGCTCAACGAATGAGAAACAGTGCGCGTGATGATACGCATACTATGGAGACTGCTTCTACTGCCTTTGAGTCATCGCAGACGTTTGGAGACTCAACGTACGGATCGTCAGAAACGTTGGGAAATACAACCTATGGAGGGTCTTCAAATTTTAGAAGTTCAAAACGTGGGGCTGCACAATCGGTGGGAGGCTCAACATATGACGGTTCGCAAACGATAGGAGGTTCAACGTATGGCGGCTCGCAATCGATGGGAGGCTCAACGTATGGTGGCTCACAATCGATGGGAGGCTCAACGTATGGCGGCTCGCAATCGATGGGAGGCTCAACGTATGGTGGCTCACAATCGATGGGAGGCTCAACGTATGGCGGCTCGCAATCGATGGGAGATTCCATGTACGGCTCGTCGCAAACGTTGGGAGATTCAACATATGGAGGGTCTCAAACGGTGGGAGGCTCAACATATGGCGGCTCGCAATCGATGGGAGGCTCAACGTATGGAGGTTCGCAAACAGTGGGAGGTTCAACATATGGCGGCTCGCAATCGATGGGAGATTCAATGTACGGCTCGTCGCAAACCTTGGGAGATTCCTCGTACGCCTCGTCTCAAACGTTGGGAACTATGGGATACGATTCGACCGACACTTTGAATACCATGAGAGGGTAA
- a CDS encoding variable surface protein Vir, putative (encoded by transcript PVX_096980A), whose translation MEQKGLIDTAIIKSLKDEYRYLNIWPKLNAYKLYNVHNNYDSLCKEISSQSKGRVERDVCTAFFGYVEDVVRGEHNAKIRGIYEDFVKLNYQDPVSFPVYGSHLINFLYYFKRVAKQKMLKNIRMIKELYEDDKKLKGIMKLFYFHENVGDIKGKLSNHQNRDYKEACKYVNDCIDVYRDFLDYMCPTEYYDKLTDSTVCNELHVFFDDYDKILYRPLKSHNRIGSLRDFPDTARVKCDLSEPLYKHYPTFTFFRHIKPDVTPFGITTITFFCMLGFFLSMYILYKFTPLGAKFNPRMKNVKRTWRDVHRDNDYANRRRDFDESTYGASTYGASTYGASTYGTSTFDGTSTFDGTSTFDGTSTFDGASTFDGASTFDGASTATDDSFNIRYHSQRH comes from the exons ATGGAGCAAAAAGGATTAATCGATACAGCTATCATCAAGTCCCTGAAAGATGAG taCCGCTATTTGAACATATGGCCCAAGTTAAATGCCTATAAATTGTACAACGTGCATAATAACTACGATTCGTTATGTAAAGAAATTAGCTCTCAATCTAAGGGAAGGGTAGAAAGGGATGTCTGTACTGCCTTCTTTGGATACGTAGAGGATGTTGTTAGAGGAGAACATAATGCAAAAATTCGAGGCATCTACGAAGATTTCGTGAAATTAAATTATCAAGACCCTGTGTCTTTTCCTGTTTATGGCAGCCActtgataaattttttatactatttTAAAAGGGTAGCGAAACAGAAGATGCTGAAAAATATTCGTATGATTAAGGAGTTGTACGAAGACGATAAAAAGTTGAAGGGAATAATGaagctattttattttcatgaGAATGTTGGAGAcattaaaggaaaattatcAAATCATCAAAATAGGGATTATAAGGAAGCATGCAAATATGTGAATGATTGCATAGATGTGTACAGAGACTTTTTAGATTATATGTGCCCCACTGAGTACTATGATAAGCTGACCGACAGTACCGTCTGCAATGAgttgcatgttttttttgatgaCTATGATAAGATTCTTTATCGCCCTTTGAAGAGTCATAACCGAATTGGTTCTCTGAGGGACTTCCCAGATACGGCTAGAGTTAAATGTGATTTGAGCGAGCCCCTTTACAAGCACTACCCAACGTTTACCTTCTTTAGACACATCAAGCCGGATGTAACTCCATTCGGTATCACGACGATTACCTTTTTCTGCATGCTGGGCTTCTTTTTGTCtatgtatattttgtataag TTCACCCCGCTGGGAGCCAAGTTCAACCCCCGTATGAAAAATGTCAAGAGGACATGGAGAGACGTACACCGAGATAATGACTACGCGAATCGTAGGAGAGATTTTGATGAGAGTACTTATGGTGCGAGTACATATGGTGCGAGTACATATGGTGCGAGTACATACGGTACGAGTACCTTTGATGGAACGAGTACCTTTGATGGAACGAGTACCTTTGATGGAACGAGTACCTTTGATGGGGCGAGCACGTTTGATGGGGCGAGTACCTTTGATGGGGCGTCGACGGCCACAGATGACTCCTTTAACATTCGTTACCACTCACAGAGGCATTAG